A window of the Brassica oleracea var. oleracea cultivar TO1000 chromosome C1, BOL, whole genome shotgun sequence genome harbors these coding sequences:
- the LOC106326902 gene encoding ras-related protein RABA1g-like yields the protein MATYTADDDYDFLYKVVLIGDSGVGKSNLLSRFTRNEFSLESKSTIGVEFATRTIHVDDKIVKAQIWDTAGQERYRAITSAYYRGALGALLVYDVTRHVTFENVERWLKELRDHTHDANIVIMLVGNKADLRHLRAVSTEDATAFAEREKTFFMETSALEALNVEDAFTQLLSQIYRVASKKALDVGDDDRSGVPKGQSVNVGSKGDVSEVKKIGCCSS from the exons ATGGCGACGTATACAGCTGACGACGATTACGATTTCCTCTACAAGGTGGTACTAATCGGAGACTCCGGCGTCGGCAAATCCAACCTCCTCTCTCGATTCACGCGCAACGAGTTCAGCCTCGAGTCCAAATCCACCATCGGCGTCGAGTTCGCCACCAGAACCATTCACGTCGACGACAAAATCGTCAAAGCTCAGATTTGGGACACCGCCGGTCAAGAAAG ATACCGAGCGATCACTAGTGCATACTATCGAGGAGCTCTAGGAGCTCTACTTGTGTACGATGTTACACGGCATGTGACCTTTGAGAACGTTGAGAGATGGCTCAAGGAGCTTAGGGACCACACTCATGACGCCAACATTGTTATTATGCTCGTTGGGAACAAGGCTGATCTGCGTCATCTCAGAGCTGTTTCTACCGAGGATGCGACAGCCTTTGCTGAGAGGGAGAAGACTTTCTTTATGGAGACGTCTGCATTGGAAGCTTTGAATGTGGAGGATGCTTTCACGCAGCTGCTTTCTCAGATATACCGTGTGGCTAGCAAGAAGGCTTTGGATGTTGGTGATGATGATCGGTCTGGTGTCCCTAAAGGACAGAGTGTTAATGTCGGGTCTAAGGGGGATGTGTCTGAGGTCAAGAAGATCGGTTGCTGCTCAAGCTGA